One stretch of Pseudoalteromonas shioyasakiensis DNA includes these proteins:
- a CDS encoding nitronate monooxygenase: MTNSVLNTELAIIQAPMAGVQNAKLTVAVCEAGGLGSLPCAMLSIEQLKSELDYISLSTDKPYNLNFFCHQTPDYTLAQQTAWHGVLAPYFEELNVDASQLTRNASRQPINQQVIDIIAPYKPAVVSFHFGLPNKDIVSQIKAWGGTVLSSATTLDEARWLQANGADAIIAQGIEAGGHRGHFLSMNLSLQPTTVQLVRECVELDIPVIAAGGICTSEDVAQYQALGVIAVQVGSAYLLCEEATTSALHREVLKTAEPDSTELTTLFSGRPARGVRNRVMQELGAMPEQAPPFPYASIAMTALRSKAEAKGDSGFSPLWCGERFIVREGINAEQITTILMQGWQS, translated from the coding sequence ATGACAAATTCTGTGTTAAATACTGAACTTGCAATTATTCAAGCACCGATGGCGGGTGTGCAGAATGCTAAGCTGACTGTGGCTGTTTGTGAAGCCGGGGGGCTTGGATCGTTGCCTTGTGCTATGCTTTCGATAGAGCAGCTTAAGTCAGAACTTGATTACATAAGCCTGAGTACTGATAAGCCATATAACCTTAATTTCTTTTGTCATCAGACACCTGACTATACATTGGCTCAGCAAACTGCTTGGCATGGGGTGCTAGCACCTTATTTTGAAGAGTTAAATGTAGATGCCTCACAATTAACCCGTAATGCTTCTCGTCAGCCAATTAATCAACAAGTGATAGATATTATCGCGCCCTATAAGCCCGCTGTTGTCAGCTTTCATTTTGGTCTGCCAAATAAGGATATTGTTTCTCAGATCAAAGCGTGGGGCGGGACTGTTCTTTCATCAGCCACAACGTTAGATGAAGCGCGCTGGTTACAAGCAAATGGGGCCGATGCGATTATTGCACAAGGGATTGAAGCAGGCGGCCACCGAGGGCATTTTTTATCGATGAATTTATCGTTGCAACCCACTACTGTGCAATTAGTACGAGAGTGTGTAGAGCTTGATATACCCGTTATTGCAGCAGGGGGGATCTGTACTTCTGAAGATGTAGCACAGTACCAAGCCTTGGGCGTGATTGCAGTGCAGGTAGGCAGTGCTTACTTACTTTGTGAAGAAGCTACGACAAGTGCTTTACATCGTGAAGTATTAAAAACGGCCGAGCCAGATTCTACAGAATTGACGACCTTATTTTCAGGTCGCCCAGCACGAGGAGTTCGCAACCGAGTCATGCAAGAGTTAGGTGCAATGCCAGAGCAGGCACCGCCTTTTCCTTATGCGTCGATTGCGATGACCGCATTACGCTCAAAAGCCGAAGCCAAAGGCGATAGTGGTTTTTCACCGCTTTGGTGTGGTGAGCGCTTTATTGTTCGAGAAGGTATTAACGCAGAGCAAATTACTACGATATTAATGCAAGGTTGGCAATCTTGA
- a CDS encoding Crp/Fnr family transcriptional regulator, giving the protein MTDPQLLPLGDSYHQLASEFRNKLAGQCSIKRCAKGDVLLQQGDEQDAGYLIVSGVLGALHASSQGVQKCKEFYFQDEFALLYGNWLTKTPALYQLKVIRDAELIKVPLVLLERADWQAIKHNLISQQLLFKEAKEAFLLLNTPEQRYQYLRDQKPHWLEQLSLNEVAMYLGISAISLSRIRRRLNLS; this is encoded by the coding sequence TTGACTGATCCCCAGTTACTTCCGCTAGGTGATAGTTATCATCAGCTTGCCAGTGAATTTCGTAACAAGCTTGCTGGGCAATGCTCTATAAAACGTTGCGCTAAAGGTGATGTTTTATTACAACAAGGCGACGAACAAGATGCTGGTTACTTAATTGTGTCTGGGGTGCTTGGCGCATTACATGCATCATCACAAGGCGTGCAAAAGTGTAAAGAGTTTTACTTTCAAGATGAATTTGCACTGCTTTATGGTAATTGGTTAACTAAAACCCCTGCGCTTTACCAACTTAAAGTAATACGTGATGCTGAGCTTATTAAGGTGCCTTTAGTTTTACTCGAGAGAGCCGACTGGCAAGCAATCAAACATAACCTGATTAGTCAGCAGCTACTATTTAAAGAAGCAAAAGAAGCATTTTTATTACTGAATACGCCAGAGCAGCGTTATCAATATTTACGGGATCAAAAACCGCACTGGCTTGAACAACTGAGTTTAAACGAAGTTGCTATGTATTTAGGGATCTCAGCTATTTCTTTATCACGAATTAGGCGGCGTCTTAACTTAAGTTAA
- a CDS encoding YgjV family protein, which yields MFILSQCLVAIATLLDLASFQFKQRQAILACLFSSVLLTSVHFMLLDNLSAACLMLIAALRYGYFIFARKTWVMIAFMLLSISAVLFTWHTWVSFIALTATLIQTYASFQSKDLLLRLFMLLGTLCWLTHNVLIFSPVAVVMEAVFLLSNLLGLWRFYIAPKAMKTCQ from the coding sequence ATGTTTATTTTATCTCAATGCTTAGTGGCCATTGCCACATTACTCGATTTGGCTTCATTTCAGTTTAAACAAAGACAAGCAATTTTAGCTTGTTTGTTTAGCTCTGTTTTACTCACATCTGTGCACTTTATGCTGCTCGATAACTTAAGTGCAGCATGTTTAATGCTGATCGCAGCACTACGTTATGGTTACTTTATTTTTGCGCGCAAAACTTGGGTGATGATTGCATTTATGCTTTTGAGCATAAGCGCAGTGCTATTTACTTGGCACACTTGGGTGAGTTTTATTGCCCTAACAGCGACCTTAATTCAGACTTATGCTTCGTTTCAGAGTAAAGATTTGTTACTAAGGCTTTTTATGCTCTTAGGTACACTATGTTGGTTAACACATAATGTTCTGATTTTCTCGCCAGTAGCAGTGGTAATGGAAGCAGTGTTTTTATTGAGTAATTTACTAGGACTTTGGCGTTTTTATATCGCTCCAAAAGCGATGAAAACATGTCAATAG
- a CDS encoding NUDIX domain-containing protein translates to MKLLRKVIHPSLSNDYGTIFIRNTARAIVLKGEQILLLYTARYDDYSLPGGGVDEGESIEQGLHRELREETGAQHIQVNRPLGLYEEIRPWYKDDFDCVHIKSYCYFCEISDEFAEPKMEHYEVQNGMHPKWVNIFDAIAHNETTMAMSDKQGLSIQRETFLLKRIADSL, encoded by the coding sequence ATGAAGCTATTAAGAAAAGTAATTCACCCAAGTTTAAGTAATGACTATGGCACGATATTTATTCGTAACACTGCGCGCGCTATCGTATTAAAGGGTGAACAAATACTACTTTTATATACCGCCCGTTATGATGACTACAGCCTACCAGGTGGTGGAGTTGATGAAGGCGAAAGCATTGAGCAAGGGCTTCACCGAGAATTACGTGAAGAAACAGGCGCACAACACATCCAAGTAAACCGACCACTGGGGTTATACGAAGAGATCAGGCCTTGGTACAAAGACGACTTCGACTGTGTTCATATCAAGTCTTATTGCTACTTCTGTGAAATAAGCGATGAATTTGCAGAGCCAAAAATGGAACATTACGAAGTGCAAAATGGCATGCACCCTAAATGGGTAAATATTTTTGATGCCATAGCACATAATGAAACCACTATGGCAATGAGTGATAAACAGGGCTTATCAATTCAGCGCGAGACCTTTTTATTAAAACGAATTGCTGACTCGCTTTAG